From the Candidatus Saccharimonadales bacterium genome, one window contains:
- a CDS encoding ArsR family transcriptional regulator has protein sequence MNKLNLDWLTVVVKGGANRHRLRIMLSLIENPDQSVTDLADELKINFRTASEHTRKLSQAGLISKKYQSSFMTHHITPLGRKFIKTLSAL, from the coding sequence ATGAATAAACTCAACCTAGACTGGCTAACTGTCGTTGTAAAAGGCGGCGCTAATCGACACCGCCTGCGAATTATGCTCAGTCTAATTGAAAACCCCGATCAGTCAGTTACCGATTTAGCTGACGAGCTCAAAATTAACTTTAGAACGGCCAGCGAACACACCCGAAAGCTCAGCCAGGCTGGCCTAATCTCTAAAAAATATCAATCAAGCTTTATGACCCATCATATAACGCCGCTAGGCCGTAAGTTCAT